A portion of the Shewanella sp. SNU WT4 genome contains these proteins:
- a CDS encoding ATP-binding cassette domain-containing protein, translated as MITTQLQPWAQMAPLIVDNLTVSAVSTLGQQGGKRLLAPVSLTLTRGELVGIIGESGSGKSLLAKALMGEAPPGYRLEGQVSCDQQQLALAAQDSRVLDPLRRVLQQLRRRLPAGHNDSHIAGAGLDAKLCQYFPHQLSGGMAKRVLFAQAQLQQRQWLIADEPCTGLDVKAADKLYQQLRALADDGRGVLAISHNLRQLVNVADRLVVLKSGQLVEIIRPQAIFMGQASAYTMALWHALPENWRRLNAKVA; from the coding sequence ATGATAACTACTCAGCTTCAGCCATGGGCTCAGATGGCGCCGCTCATTGTTGATAACTTAACTGTGAGCGCGGTATCAACTCTTGGCCAGCAAGGGGGGAAACGCTTATTAGCGCCAGTGAGTTTGACCTTAACGCGCGGTGAATTAGTCGGCATTATTGGCGAAAGTGGCAGTGGAAAAAGCTTATTAGCTAAGGCATTAATGGGCGAGGCGCCGCCAGGTTATCGCTTAGAAGGACAGGTGAGTTGTGACCAGCAGCAACTGGCCTTAGCCGCGCAAGATAGCCGAGTGCTAGATCCGCTGCGCCGCGTACTGCAGCAATTAAGGCGGCGTTTACCTGCAGGGCACAATGACAGTCACATAGCGGGCGCTGGCCTTGATGCTAAATTATGTCAGTATTTCCCCCATCAATTATCAGGAGGCATGGCAAAACGAGTGCTGTTTGCTCAAGCTCAGTTGCAGCAGCGGCAATGGCTTATCGCTGATGAGCCTTGTACTGGCTTAGATGTTAAGGCCGCCGATAAACTTTATCAGCAACTGCGCGCTTTAGCCGATGATGGCCGCGGCGTGTTAGCCATTAGCCATAATTTGCGTCAATTAGTGAATGTGGCCGATAGGTTAGTGGTGCTTAAATCCGGCCAATTGGTTGAAATTATCCGCCCGCAAGCCATTTTTATGGGGCAGGCGAGCGCTTATACCATGGCGCTGTGGCATGCCTTGCCTGAAAACTGGCGGAGGTTGAATGCCAAAGTCGCTTAA
- a CDS encoding ATP-binding cassette domain-containing protein yields the protein MPKSLNASRLGLYNGTILYRNQSVACPSVSLTRGEVVGLRGNSGVGKSSLARVLAGIETRFSGELVCPVVGKGQANPVQWLIQQSELAFNPRLTLGASLDEAWRGQDYMALLADFEIEANWLTRRPQQLSGGQLQRLNLVRALLPSTEYLLCDEITAQLDMLTQQKIWQSLMSLAQRRQLGLLVISHDDYLIDAVCQRQIHWL from the coding sequence ATGCCAAAGTCGCTTAATGCCTCAAGGCTAGGTTTGTACAATGGGACGATTTTGTATCGCAACCAGAGTGTGGCATGCCCAAGCGTGAGCTTGACTCGGGGTGAGGTGGTTGGCCTGCGCGGTAATAGCGGCGTTGGTAAATCAAGCTTAGCTCGGGTGCTGGCTGGCATAGAAACCCGCTTTAGCGGTGAGCTTGTGTGCCCTGTGGTGGGCAAAGGTCAAGCCAACCCTGTGCAATGGCTCATTCAGCAGTCTGAGTTAGCTTTTAATCCCAGATTGACTCTAGGGGCGAGCTTAGATGAGGCGTGGCGCGGTCAAGATTATATGGCGCTGCTAGCTGACTTTGAGATAGAGGCCAACTGGCTTACTCGGCGGCCACAGCAATTATCTGGCGGGCAGTTACAGCGGCTCAATTTAGTGCGCGCTTTGCTGCCAAGCACTGAGTATCTCTTGTGTGATGAAATTACAGCTCAGCTTGATATGCTCACTCAGCAGAAAATCTGGCAAAGCTTGATGAGTTTGGCTCAGCGCCGCCAACTGGGATTATTGGTCATCAGCCATGATGATTATTTAATCGATGCTGTATGCCAGCGCCAAATCCACTGGCTATAG
- a CDS encoding amidohydrolase family protein, with protein MNSKVISIEDWDAIDGFSPAVRDPAGYEIRLKEVLEEFNAEKNDPNTPFISWGYHHYMHGDNMSRAYLDKLAPDFPVIIWHRSCHEFFLNTAALKLTGITEAQVAKMSESAQKQLDYAKGHFFEQGAMAVLGNLTPYMATPEKFKQGLEFTEKYYHRNGITLAAEPGGFFSKPLQDIINSVYGDDATPFNHLFMADGKTFAARNPSDAAALIKDTEQVIDWGKGRTAYMPKQVKLLSDGAIYSQLMMKDGYTDGHHGAWIMDPPVLDYAFQSYWDAGYQIHVHNNGDAGLDVLLQSLEKAVARNPRQDHRAVLVHFGFAHPEQIKRWICSGGIVSSNPYYVTALAGPYAKMGIGADRAQFITPNAEVLKNGGSLSFHSDMPMAPAKPLQLMWAGVNRLTYEGDVAGPTQKVSVEAALKAITINAAYSIQQEKTVGSIEVGKDANLTILEQSPFDVAPTQLKEIKVSGTMLEGRMQPVDQAAKVQPKVTGKAGLNPVAEMNELNEVVHNSLYSQLSHKHAH; from the coding sequence ATGAACTCTAAGGTGATCTCCATTGAAGACTGGGATGCCATCGATGGATTTTCTCCTGCGGTGCGCGATCCAGCAGGTTATGAAATTCGCCTGAAAGAGGTGCTAGAGGAATTTAACGCCGAGAAAAATGACCCGAATACTCCCTTTATTAGTTGGGGATATCATCACTATATGCACGGCGATAATATGTCTCGGGCTTATCTAGATAAGCTGGCACCTGATTTTCCTGTCATTATTTGGCACCGCTCGTGCCATGAGTTCTTCCTCAACACAGCAGCACTAAAGCTCACCGGCATCACTGAGGCGCAAGTAGCTAAGATGTCTGAGAGTGCCCAAAAGCAGTTAGACTACGCCAAAGGGCATTTTTTCGAGCAAGGTGCGATGGCCGTATTGGGCAACTTGACTCCGTATATGGCAACGCCAGAAAAGTTCAAGCAAGGACTAGAATTTACCGAGAAATACTATCATCGCAACGGCATTACCTTAGCCGCCGAACCTGGCGGATTTTTCTCTAAACCCCTGCAAGATATCATCAACTCGGTGTATGGCGACGATGCCACACCGTTTAATCACCTGTTTATGGCCGATGGTAAAACCTTCGCGGCACGTAACCCAAGCGATGCTGCAGCCTTGATTAAGGACACAGAGCAAGTTATCGACTGGGGAAAAGGTCGTACAGCTTATATGCCTAAACAAGTTAAATTGCTCTCTGATGGAGCAATTTATAGCCAACTGATGATGAAGGACGGATACACAGATGGCCACCACGGTGCTTGGATTATGGATCCGCCAGTCCTTGACTATGCCTTCCAGTCTTATTGGGACGCCGGTTACCAAATTCATGTGCATAACAATGGCGATGCCGGATTGGATGTTTTACTTCAATCACTAGAAAAAGCCGTAGCACGTAACCCACGCCAAGATCATCGAGCTGTGCTGGTGCATTTTGGCTTTGCCCACCCCGAGCAAATCAAGCGCTGGATTTGCTCGGGCGGCATTGTGAGTTCCAACCCGTATTACGTCACCGCGTTGGCAGGTCCGTATGCAAAAATGGGCATTGGCGCAGATCGTGCGCAATTTATCACGCCTAACGCCGAAGTGCTTAAAAATGGCGGCTCGTTATCGTTTCATTCTGATATGCCAATGGCACCGGCTAAACCGCTGCAATTGATGTGGGCGGGTGTTAATCGTCTGACATATGAAGGCGATGTGGCAGGGCCTACACAGAAAGTCTCGGTTGAAGCTGCGCTGAAAGCAATCACTATCAATGCCGCCTATTCTATCCAACAGGAAAAGACAGTCGGCTCAATTGAAGTGGGCAAAGATGCCAATTTGACGATTTTGGAACAGAGTCCCTTCGATGTCGCGCCTACTCAGCTTAAGGAAATCAAAGTCTCGGGAACCATGCTAGAAGGGCGCATGCAACCTGTGGATCAAGCAGCGAAAGTACAGCCCAAAGTAACAGGCAAAGCAGGACTTAACCCTGTGGCAGAGATGAATGAACTCAACGAAGTAGTACACAATAGTTTGTATTCGCAATTGAGTCACAAACATGCTCATTAG
- a CDS encoding IS256-like element ISSod4 family transposase, giving the protein MTQPFNFEQALKDLQSGKSLTGKDSILGPLIKQLTEAALQAELEQHLAHDPLPNRKNGKAPKTIKHPSGNFELDTPRDRNGTFEPQLIKKNQTTLTDEIERKVLSMFSIGMSYRDINQHVEDMYGINVSNATVSAITDKLIPELKAWQQRPLDSHYPIVWLDAIHYKVKEDGRYVSKAVYTLLALNMKGKKEILGLHLSENEGANYWLSVLTDLNNRGVKDILIACVDGLTGFPEAIASIFPNTETQLCVIHQIRNSMKYVASKHQKAFMADLKPVYRAVSKEAAEMALDELEAKWGDAYPLVINSWRRKWHNLSHYFRYPEHIRKVIYTTNAVEAVHRQFRKLTKTKGAFPNENSLLKLLYAGILNASDKWTMPIHNWSLCLSQLAIYFEGRLDSVLEI; this is encoded by the coding sequence ATGACCCAACCTTTTAACTTCGAACAAGCCCTTAAAGATCTGCAGTCAGGTAAAAGCCTCACAGGTAAAGACAGCATTCTTGGTCCACTGATCAAGCAACTCACTGAAGCGGCTCTCCAGGCTGAGCTTGAGCAGCATTTAGCGCATGATCCTCTGCCTAATCGTAAAAATGGCAAAGCCCCTAAGACCATTAAGCATCCGTCCGGTAACTTTGAGTTAGACACCCCTAGAGACCGCAATGGCACTTTTGAACCTCAGTTGATTAAGAAAAATCAAACTACGCTAACCGATGAAATCGAACGTAAAGTGTTATCGATGTTCAGTATAGGTATGAGCTATCGCGATATTAATCAACATGTTGAAGATATGTATGGGATCAATGTATCTAACGCAACAGTCAGTGCTATCACTGATAAACTCATCCCCGAACTTAAAGCGTGGCAACAGCGCCCATTAGATAGCCATTATCCTATCGTTTGGCTTGATGCGATACATTATAAAGTCAAAGAGGATGGGCGTTACGTCAGTAAAGCCGTTTACACATTGTTAGCGCTTAATATGAAAGGAAAAAAGGAAATTTTAGGGCTTCATTTATCCGAAAATGAAGGCGCTAATTACTGGCTATCCGTACTGACCGATCTTAATAATCGTGGTGTAAAAGATATTCTTATCGCCTGTGTTGACGGCTTGACCGGTTTCCCTGAGGCGATAGCCAGTATCTTCCCTAATACGGAAACACAGCTATGTGTTATCCACCAGATCCGCAACTCAATGAAGTATGTCGCCTCAAAACATCAGAAAGCGTTTATGGCTGATTTAAAGCCTGTGTATCGAGCCGTGAGTAAAGAAGCCGCAGAGATGGCATTGGACGAACTGGAGGCCAAATGGGGTGATGCTTATCCGTTGGTAATCAACTCTTGGCGTCGCAAATGGCATAATTTGTCCCATTATTTTAGGTACCCAGAACATATCAGGAAAGTGATTTACACGACCAATGCCGTTGAGGCGGTACATCGCCAATTTAGAAAGCTCACCAAAACCAAAGGTGCTTTTCCTAATGAAAATAGCTTGTTGAAGCTACTTTATGCAGGCATATTAAACGCCTCAGATAAATGGACCATGCCAATCCACAATTGGAGCCTTTGTTTATCTCAGTTAGCGATTTATTTTGAAGGGCGTTTAGATAGCGTGCTAGAAATTTAA
- the ptsG gene encoding PTS glucose transporter subunit IIBC: MTTTTIQAAKPKTAIMSGAFSMLQKVGKSVMLPVSVLPVAGILLGVGSAGFSVIPDIVNVLMVQAGDAIFSNMGLLFAIGIALGFAKNDGVAAMAALVGYAIMIKTIGVLEPGTDVGVFGGMIAGAIAAATFNRFFKIQLPSYLGFFSGKRSVPIITGFGAIFTGVILSFIWPPIGNAIGVFSHWAAYQNPTLAFGIYGLVERSLIPAGLHHVWNVPFFFEAGNCVDSLGKPATGVLTCYLQADEASRAAGNGFGQLAGGYLFKMFGLPAAAMAIWHTARPENRVMVGSIMVSAALTAFLTGITEPIEFAFLFAAPLLYIVHALMAGLAYVLVNMFGIVHGTSFSHGLIDFLVLSGQSQKIWLLVVLGLVYAALYYMVFRFLILKFDLKTPGRMDNEVETVSAEGTERARNFIEAFGGPENLTNVDSCITRLRMDVRDTSKVDQARLKQLGASGVLISGNAVQAIVGTIAEVSRTEIDEMLASGGYQASAPVATVETTKLDISSQDREQALAILPLLGKVSSCRAIADNRLRLEVQDASLLDSSALQAHGIEAVLVLNPNLVQLILGKNTAGLASVLNENLHNLANKLAK; encoded by the coding sequence ATGACAACTACAACAATACAAGCCGCTAAGCCGAAGACGGCGATAATGAGCGGCGCATTTTCAATGCTACAGAAAGTAGGCAAATCGGTGATGTTGCCGGTTTCTGTGTTACCAGTAGCCGGTATTCTATTAGGCGTAGGCAGCGCGGGATTTAGTGTCATCCCCGATATCGTCAATGTGTTAATGGTGCAAGCTGGCGATGCCATTTTTAGTAATATGGGATTACTGTTTGCCATAGGTATTGCGTTAGGATTTGCTAAAAATGATGGTGTTGCCGCCATGGCAGCCTTAGTCGGCTATGCCATCATGATTAAAACCATTGGCGTGCTTGAACCTGGCACAGATGTTGGCGTGTTTGGCGGTATGATTGCTGGCGCCATTGCGGCCGCAACCTTTAATCGTTTCTTTAAAATTCAATTGCCGTCTTACCTTGGGTTCTTCTCAGGCAAGCGCAGTGTGCCGATTATTACTGGCTTTGGGGCAATATTTACAGGCGTCATTTTATCCTTTATTTGGCCACCGATAGGAAATGCTATCGGAGTGTTTTCCCATTGGGCCGCCTATCAAAACCCCACATTAGCTTTTGGTATTTATGGTCTGGTAGAGCGTTCATTAATTCCAGCGGGTTTACACCATGTGTGGAATGTCCCCTTCTTCTTTGAAGCCGGCAATTGTGTTGATAGCTTAGGAAAACCAGCCACTGGCGTTCTGACCTGTTATTTACAAGCTGATGAAGCGAGTCGCGCTGCGGGTAATGGTTTTGGTCAGTTGGCCGGCGGTTACTTGTTCAAAATGTTTGGCTTACCAGCTGCAGCCATGGCTATTTGGCATACTGCTCGCCCAGAAAATCGCGTCATGGTCGGTAGTATCATGGTATCTGCGGCATTAACCGCCTTCTTAACGGGTATCACTGAACCCATTGAATTCGCGTTCTTATTTGCTGCACCTTTACTTTATATCGTGCACGCACTGATGGCAGGCCTTGCCTATGTGTTAGTGAACATGTTTGGCATAGTGCATGGCACGTCTTTCTCCCACGGCTTAATTGATTTTCTGGTGTTATCTGGTCAATCACAAAAAATCTGGTTACTTGTAGTATTAGGCCTAGTTTATGCGGCGCTGTATTACATGGTCTTCAGATTCTTAATTTTGAAGTTCGACTTAAAAACGCCAGGGCGTATGGACAACGAAGTTGAGACAGTCTCAGCCGAAGGAACAGAAAGAGCGCGTAACTTTATTGAAGCCTTTGGTGGACCTGAAAACCTAACCAATGTCGACTCTTGCATTACTCGCTTACGCATGGATGTGCGCGATACCAGCAAAGTCGATCAAGCCAGACTGAAACAGTTAGGTGCCAGTGGCGTGTTGATTTCTGGCAATGCGGTGCAAGCGATTGTGGGAACTATCGCCGAAGTGTCACGCACTGAAATCGATGAAATGCTCGCATCTGGTGGATACCAAGCAAGTGCGCCGGTTGCCACGGTAGAAACCACTAAGTTAGATATCTCGTCACAAGACAGAGAGCAAGCGCTCGCCATTCTGCCGCTATTAGGTAAAGTGAGTTCATGCCGCGCCATTGCCGATAATCGTCTGCGACTAGAAGTACAAGATGCCAGTCTATTGGACAGCAGCGCCCTGCAAGCTCATGGCATTGAAGCCGTATTGGTATTAAACCCCAACTTAGTACAGTTGATTTTAGGGAAGAATACTGCAGGTTTAGCCAGCGTGTTAAATGAGAACTTACACAATTTAGCAAACAAGTTAGCAAAGTAA
- the ptsP gene encoding phosphoenolpyruvate--protein phosphotransferase: MNKNTSTAIQLLAPFSGISCPLSQVPDAAFSQKMVGDGLAIDPTNNILHAPCDATITQIHPSKHAVTLLTAAGIEILLHIGVDTVKLKGEGFKALVTVGDAVKAKTPLIELDLDKVGCSVKSLRTVILLTDMTRIITLTPTTEKLVNVGDLLFTAEVSAAASAVTKSDDMISSEPLVVINPTGIHARPAAAIVTALKPFQCDVMIEKAGKQANARSVVGLMGLDIACGEQIVILAKGKDHQAAITALSAAIMAGLGEEGADASVVTKDVKSDFDPFSEPSLLLQTSQDPRQLIGVEASPGQVKGRLYVIEAEIPKFDTFAKDAQIEQQTLDNAMKVANLTLAELVAELHSKNMGQKADIFVAHQELISDPDLYDNCIIELQQGKSAPYAWSKSICRQADKLAAMDNPLLAGRATDLVDVGNRVSRIMAGLSQDTIPAVLPENTILVAKDLTPSDTAKLNPAFVKGICTTLGGSSSHSAILARAMGIAAMAGVEAKVMSLHGTEVLLDTAKGYLLLTPTDAEMAQLQVTKDAAEQQKTLALAQKDDTAVTLDGVRFEIAGNIAKVSDTQKLVDMGGEAVGLLRSEFLYQDQAVAPSETEQEQAYRAVLQTLGERPLVVRTLDVGGDKPLAYLPLPKEDNPFLGERGIRVGLDKPAVLRQQVRALLRAADAGNLRIMFPMVASLFELKLAKQVVKEEAQKLAIDISGIQIGIMIEVPSAALMADVLAEHVDFFSIGTNDLTQYTLAIDRGHPKLAAIADGLHPAVLRLIDMTVKAAHAKGKWAGICGGLAGEKDAVPILVGLGIDELSVSVPSIPEVKHQVRQLNQQACQAIAAKAMSCADANDVRALMREPNTLLAVKGEI; this comes from the coding sequence ATGAATAAAAATACCTCAACCGCGATTCAGTTGCTGGCCCCGTTCTCGGGTATTAGCTGTCCACTGAGTCAGGTGCCTGATGCCGCATTTTCACAAAAAATGGTGGGCGATGGTCTAGCGATAGACCCGACGAATAACATATTGCACGCCCCATGTGATGCCACTATCACTCAAATACACCCATCTAAACATGCCGTCACCTTATTAACCGCCGCAGGCATTGAAATCCTACTTCACATAGGTGTCGATACCGTTAAATTGAAAGGCGAAGGCTTTAAGGCATTAGTCACTGTGGGTGATGCGGTAAAAGCTAAGACGCCACTCATTGAGCTTGATTTAGATAAAGTGGGCTGTAGTGTAAAAAGCTTGCGTACCGTGATATTACTCACTGATATGACAAGAATTATTACGTTAACGCCTACGACTGAAAAATTAGTCAACGTGGGAGATCTGTTATTTACTGCCGAAGTATCCGCGGCCGCGAGTGCCGTCACTAAGTCAGATGACATGATTAGCTCAGAGCCACTAGTTGTTATCAATCCAACCGGTATTCATGCCAGACCTGCCGCAGCCATTGTCACAGCTCTTAAGCCCTTTCAATGTGATGTGATGATAGAAAAAGCCGGCAAACAAGCCAATGCTCGCAGTGTGGTTGGCCTCATGGGGTTAGATATCGCCTGTGGCGAGCAGATTGTTATTCTTGCCAAAGGTAAAGATCATCAAGCGGCCATTACTGCCTTGAGCGCAGCGATTATGGCAGGCTTAGGTGAAGAAGGCGCAGATGCTTCTGTGGTGACTAAAGATGTAAAAAGCGACTTTGATCCATTTTCCGAGCCGTCACTGCTGCTGCAAACGAGTCAAGATCCACGTCAGTTGATTGGCGTTGAGGCCTCCCCAGGTCAAGTGAAGGGGCGTTTATATGTGATTGAAGCTGAAATCCCAAAGTTTGACACCTTTGCCAAAGATGCACAGATTGAGCAACAAACCCTTGATAATGCAATGAAAGTAGCCAATTTAACCTTAGCTGAATTGGTTGCCGAGCTGCATAGCAAGAATATGGGGCAAAAAGCCGATATTTTTGTGGCCCATCAAGAGTTAATTTCAGATCCTGATTTGTACGACAACTGTATCATTGAATTACAGCAAGGTAAGTCAGCGCCTTATGCCTGGAGTAAGAGCATTTGCCGCCAAGCCGACAAACTTGCAGCCATGGACAACCCTTTACTCGCCGGGCGAGCAACAGATCTGGTAGATGTCGGTAATCGCGTTTCACGGATCATGGCAGGATTGTCACAAGACACAATTCCAGCTGTACTTCCTGAAAATACTATTCTGGTAGCCAAAGATTTAACCCCTTCAGATACCGCAAAACTTAATCCCGCCTTTGTTAAAGGCATTTGCACCACCTTAGGCGGTTCATCCAGCCACAGCGCGATTTTAGCAAGAGCCATGGGAATTGCTGCTATGGCGGGTGTTGAAGCTAAGGTCATGAGTTTGCACGGCACCGAGGTGTTGCTTGATACCGCAAAGGGCTATCTGTTATTGACCCCGACTGACGCAGAAATGGCCCAGCTTCAAGTCACTAAAGATGCCGCTGAGCAGCAAAAAACCTTAGCTTTGGCGCAAAAAGATGACACTGCAGTGACCTTAGATGGGGTGCGATTTGAGATTGCCGGTAACATTGCTAAAGTCAGCGATACCCAAAAATTAGTCGATATGGGCGGCGAAGCGGTTGGTCTATTGCGCTCTGAGTTCCTCTATCAAGATCAAGCGGTTGCGCCATCAGAAACCGAACAGGAACAAGCTTATCGCGCGGTACTACAAACCTTAGGAGAGCGCCCTCTTGTGGTGCGTACCTTAGATGTCGGCGGCGATAAACCCTTAGCCTACTTACCTTTACCTAAAGAAGATAATCCATTCCTTGGTGAACGCGGTATTCGTGTCGGCTTAGATAAACCTGCAGTATTACGCCAACAAGTGCGCGCCCTATTAAGGGCGGCGGATGCGGGTAACTTACGCATTATGTTCCCTATGGTCGCCTCTTTGTTTGAGCTTAAGTTGGCCAAACAAGTCGTTAAAGAAGAAGCGCAGAAATTGGCTATCGACATTAGCGGCATTCAAATTGGGATCATGATTGAAGTGCCATCGGCGGCCTTAATGGCCGATGTATTAGCCGAGCACGTTGACTTTTTCTCTATCGGCACCAACGATTTAACCCAATATACCTTAGCGATTGATCGGGGCCACCCTAAGTTAGCTGCCATCGCCGATGGACTGCACCCTGCGGTATTACGCCTCATTGACATGACGGTTAAAGCCGCCCATGCCAAAGGTAAGTGGGCCGGTATTTGTGGCGGACTGGCAGGCGAGAAAGATGCTGTCCCTATTTTAGTCGGCTTAGGTATTGATGAACTGTCGGTGAGTGTGCCTTCTATTCCCGAAGTAAAGCATCAGGTACGGCAATTAAATCAACAAGCCTGTCAGGCCATCGCCGCAAAAGCCATGAGCTGCGCAGATGCCAACGATGTTCGAGCATTAATGCGTGAACCTAATACGCTACTGGCCGTTAAAGGCGAAATATAA
- a CDS encoding IS256-like element ISSod4 family transposase has translation MTQPFNFEQALKDLQSGKSLTGKDSILGPLIKQLTEAALQAELEQHLAHDPLPNRKNGKTPKTIKHPSGNFELDTPRDRNGTFEPQLIKKNQTTLTDEIERKVLSMFSIGMSYRDINQHVEDMYGINVSNATVSAITDKLIPELKAWQQRPLDSHYPIVWLDAIHYKVKEDGRYVSKAVYTLLALNMKGKKEILGLHLSENEGANYWLSVLTDLNNRGVKDILIACVDGLTGFPEAIASIFPNTETQLCVIHQIRNSMKYVASKHQKAFMADLKPVYRAVSKEAAEMALDELEAQWGDAYPLVINSWRRKWHNLSHYFRYPEHIRKVIYTTNAVEAVHRQFRKLTKTKGAFPNENSLLKLLYAGILNASDKWTMPIHNWSLCLSQLAIYFEGRLDSVLEI, from the coding sequence ATGACCCAACCTTTTAACTTCGAACAAGCCCTTAAAGATCTGCAGTCAGGTAAAAGCCTCACAGGTAAAGACAGCATTCTTGGTCCACTGATCAAGCAACTCACTGAAGCGGCTCTCCAGGCTGAGCTTGAGCAGCATTTAGCGCATGATCCTCTGCCTAATCGTAAAAATGGCAAAACCCCTAAGACCATTAAGCATCCGTCCGGTAACTTTGAGTTAGACACCCCTAGAGACCGCAATGGCACTTTTGAGCCTCAGTTGATTAAGAAAAACCAAACTACGCTAACCGATGAAATCGAACGTAAAGTGTTATCGATGTTCAGTATAGGTATGAGCTATCGCGATATTAATCAACATGTTGAAGATATGTATGGGATCAATGTGTCTAACGCAACCGTCAGTGCTATCACTGATAAACTCATCCCCGAACTTAAAGCGTGGCAACAGCGCCCATTAGATAGCCATTATCCTATCGTTTGGCTTGATGCGATACATTATAAAGTCAAAGAGGATGGGCGTTACGTCAGTAAAGCCGTTTACACATTGTTAGCGCTTAATATGAAAGGAAAAAAGGAAATTTTAGGGCTTCATTTATCCGAAAATGAAGGCGCTAATTACTGGCTATCCGTACTGACCGATCTTAATAATCGTGGTGTAAAAGATATTCTTATCGCCTGTGTTGACGGCTTGACCGGTTTCCCTGAGGCGATAGCCAGTATCTTCCCTAATACGGAAACACAGCTATGTGTTATCCACCAGATCCGCAACTCAATGAAGTATGTCGCCTCAAAACATCAGAAAGCGTTTATGGCTGATTTAAAGCCTGTGTATCGAGCCGTGAGTAAAGAAGCCGCAGAGATGGCATTGGACGAACTGGAGGCCCAATGGGGTGATGCTTATCCGCTGGTAATCAACTCTTGGCGTCGCAAATGGCATAATTTGTCCCATTATTTTAGGTACCCAGAACATATCAGGAAAGTGATTTACACGACCAATGCCGTTGAGGCGGTACATCGCCAATTTAGAAAGCTCACCAAAACCAAAGGTGCTTTTCCTAATGAAAATAGCTTGTTGAAGCTACTTTATGCAGGCATATTAAACGCCTCAGATAAATGGACCATGCCAATCCACAATTGGAGCCTTTGTTTATCTCAGTTAGCGATTTATTTTGAAGGGCGTTTAGATAGCGTGCTAGAAATTTAA